From Anopheles coluzzii chromosome 3, AcolN3, whole genome shotgun sequence, the proteins below share one genomic window:
- the LOC120958173 gene encoding glutamate receptor ionotropic, kainate 2-like: MQCLGRVMGFNFLSVILLLVHVLCGYVDGKREIPVGAIFHQVPDHSYESEIAFRYAIERVNMHEKHFELVPIVRYVSPDDSYKTERKVCELAAEGVTAVFGPSSILTSGIVGSICKTLEIPHIITHWDPEPFGGLDPDLQAMTINLYPEADVLSRALADLIVDYSWKSFTIIYDSDEGLMRLKDILQIHGPSDSPITVRQIDDNPDYRPLLKDIQTSGESHIILEIRPDRILELLRQAKEVKMLEEYQSYIITSLDAHTIDFEELRYSRSNITALRLMDTKSFDIKNAVHDWEQGEARMKRQFRVSPEHVHTESALYNDAVKIYATAIRELDATEEITPSKLSCGSKNLRQWPFGLRIINYMKVKTEHGITGPIIFDDFGRRAHFHLDIIELSKDEGFKKIATWDPTHGVNYTRSQGEVYSQIVESLQNKTFIVASRIGAPFLMFKEKKDGEFLEGNNRFEGYSLELIDGISKILGFQYRMELVPDGKYGSYNKVTKKWDGLVKHLLDRKADLAVCDLTITYERRTAVDFTMPFMTLGISILYAKPVQQPKDLFSFLSPLSLDVWIYTATAYLGVSVLLFVLSRMAPADWENPHPCKQDNDEVENIWDMLNALWLTMGSIMGQGCDILPKAISTRLVAGMWWFFALIMLSSYTANLAAFLTMERMDATIESAEDLAKQSKIKYGVLMGGSTMAFFQTSNFSTYQRMWASMESVRPSVFTKSNDEGRDRVIKGKRMYAFLMESTSLEYITERYCDLTQIGGLLDSKGYGIAMPVNSPYRTAISGAVLKMQEEGKLHQLKTRWWKEMRGGGQCTEVPNSAGENELGIGNVGGVFVVLALGCFCAFIIGILEFLWNVRKVAVEEKITPWDALKAEMKFALNISVTSKPVHNTLSESTASDKSSLRSKSESRRGSELTGRGNNVRTATSLNNLNKIGFVFDKH, from the exons ATGCAGTGTTTGGGTCGTGTAATGGGATTCAATTTTCTATCCGTGATTCTCCTGCTCGTACACGTCCTGTGTGGTTATGTTGACGGCAAGCGTGAAATTCCCGTCG GTGCTATATTTCACCAGGTCCCAGATCATAGCTACGAGTCCGAAATAGCGTTCCGGTATGCGATCGAGCGGGTCAATATGCACGAGAAGCACTTCGAGCTCGTGCCGATCGTGCGTTACGTGTCTCCCGACGACAGCTACAAGACGGAGCGTAAGGTGTGCGAGTTGGCGGCGGAAGGTGTGACAGCCGTCTTTGGTCCTTCCTCCATATTGACGTCCGGCATCGTCGGATCTATCTGCAAAACACTTGAGATCCCTCACATCATTACGCATTGGGATCCAGAACCGTTTGGCGGTCTCGATCCAGATCTGCAGGCCATGACGATCAACCTGTACCCTGAGGCAGACGTGCTGTCGCGAGCCCTTGCTGACCTGATCGTCGACTACAGCTGGAAGAGCTTTACCATTATATATGACTCGGATGAGGGGCTGATGCGACTGAAGGACATACTGCAGATACATGGGCCGTCCGATTCACCGATCACGGTCCGACAGATTGACGACAATCCTGACTATAGGCCACTGCTCAAGGACATTCAGACGTCGGGTGAGTCGCACATCATACTAGAGATACGCCCAGATCGGATACTGGAATTACTACGCCAAGCGAAGGAGGTGAAGATGCTCGAAGAGTATCAGAGCTATATCATCACATCCCTCGATGCGCACACGATCGATTTCGAGGAGCTACGGTACTCACGCTCCAACATCACCGCGCTCCGACTGATGGACACCAAGAGCTTCGACATCAAGAATGCAGTGCATGATTGGGAGCAGGGTGAGGCGCGTATGAAGCGGCAGTTTCGTGTTTCGCCCGAGCACGTGCACACCGAGTCGGCCCTTTATAACGATGCGGTAAAAATTTACGCGACCGCAATTCGGGAGCTGGACGCTACGGAGGAGATCACACCATCGAAGTTGtcgtgtggtagcaagaactTGCGTCAGTGGCCGTTCGGATTGCGCATCATCAACTACATGAAGGTG AAAACCGAGCACGGAATTACCGGACCTATCATCTTTGATGATTTTGGGCGGCGGGCTCATTTCCATCTGGACATAATTGAACTAAGCAAAGATGAGGGTTTCAAGAAGATTGCGACCTGGGATCCCACGCACGGCGTCAACTATACGCGCAGCCAGGGCGAGGTGTACTCCCAGATCGTGGAAtcactgcaaaacaaaacgttcaTCGTTGCGTCTCGTATAGGTGCACCATTTCTAATGTTCAA agagaaaaaggatGGCGAATTTCTCGAGGGCAACAATCGGTTTGAGGGCTACTCGCTAGAATTGATTGATGGGATTTCGAAAATTCTTGGGTTCCAGTACCGGATGGAGTTGGTACCGGACGGGAAGTACGGGTCGTACAACAAAGTTACGAAAAAGTGGGACGGCCTCGTGAAGCATCTGCTGGATCGT AAAGCGGACCTGGCCGTTTGCGACCTCACAATAACGTACGAGCGAAGGACAGCTGTAGACTTTACTATGCCTTTCATGACGCTag GTATCAGCATTCTATACGCTAAACCGGTCCAACAGCCGAAAGATCTGTTCTCATTTCTCTCACCCCTTTCGCTGGACGTTTGGATTTACACGGCGACTGCGTACCTCGGCGTTTCGGTCCTACTCTTTGTGCTGTCGCGCATGGCACCAGCCGATTGGGAGAATCCGCACCCCTGTAAGCAGGACAACGACGAGGTGGAAAACATCTGGGATATGTTAAACGCGCTCTGGCTGACAATGGGCTCGATTATGGGACAGGGATGTGACATACTTCCAAAAGCAATCTCCACCCGCCTGGTAGCCGGTATGTGGTGGTTTTTCGCCCTGATCATGCTGTCGTCATATACGGCCAATCTGGCCGCTTTCCTTACAATGGAGCGTATGGATGCAACGATCGAGTCGGCCGAGGATTTGGCCAAGCAGAGCAAAATTAAGTACGGTGTGCTTATGGGCGGCAGCACGATGGCATTCTTCCAGACGTCGAACTTCTCCACCTACCAGCGAATGTGGGCCTCGATGGAATCGGTGCGACCATCCGTTTTTACCAAAAGCAACGACGAAGGCCGGGACCGTGTCATCAAGGGCAAGCGGATGTACGCGTTTCTGATGGAGTCGACCTCGCTCGAGTACATTACCGAGCGGTACTGTGATCTGACGCAAATCGGCGGCTTGCTAGACTCGAAGGGGTATGGTATCGCAATGCCAGTCA ACTCGCCTTACCGTACCGCGATAAGTGGAGCGGTACTAAAGATGCAGGAGGAAGGCAAGTTGCATCAGCTAAAAACGCGCTGGTGGAAGGAAATGCGTGGCGGCGGCCAGTGTACCGAGGTGCCCAACTCGGCCGGGGAAAACGAGCTCGGCATAGGCAACGTAggtggtgtttttgttgttctcgCTCTCGGATGTTTCTGTGCCTTCATCATCGGCATTCTTGAGTTCTTGTGGAACGTGCGAAAGGTCGCGGTCGAGGAAAAGATAACGCCCTGGGATGCGCTCAAGGCCGAAATGAAGTTTGCTCTCAACATATCCGTCACTTCTAAGCCAGTGCACAACACGCTGAGTGAATCGACGGCCAGCGACAAAAGTTCGCTACGCTCCAAGTCAGAATCACGTCGTGGCTCTGAACTGACCGGACGGGGTAACAATGTGCGGACTGCCACTAGCCTCAACAACCTAAACAAAATTGGGTTCGTGTTCGACAAGCACTGA